Within bacterium, the genomic segment AATTTACCATACTCAATAATCTTGGCAATAGGGGGGCGAGCCTGCCAAGCAATAAGGACCAAATCTTTTCCTTGCTCGCGCGCCTTGTCCAAAGCCTTTTCTTTTGACATCTCTCCTAAACGTTTGCCTGTTTCATCAACAACTAAAAGATAACTAGCTCTAATCTCTTCGTTTTTAAAATAGCGTTTAGCCATTTATTTAGTTTTAGTTTGTAACTTGGTTCGTTTAATAATAAAGGAAAGGCTTTTAGGTTCAATTTCAAAAAGAAAAGGGGATACAGCCACCACTTTTTTATTAACTAAAGCTTTAAGTTTTAGGCGCGAATTAACCTCCAGTATTTTGGGGTGAAAAATGCTGCCTTCTTGAGTTTCTTCCGAAGAAAGACGATTAAATATCTGCCACCACTTCTTTTTCACTTCAGTTTTGCCGGGGATAAAAACATCTAAATAGCCGTCAGTTGCTGAAGAAAGAATCTCTTCTTTGCTGGTTAAATTAACTCCTAAATTGCTAACCACAATCTTTCGCTCGCTTACTTCAGCACGAAAAAAACCATCAAAAGCTAAAACAATTATACCTTCTTTACTTGTTGGGGGAAAAATCTCTACCTGGGTAAGAATACGGTGACAACGGTTCAAAAAAACCGTGTCCAAAAGCTGAATCTTTCTTTGCGGCAAAACCTCAAGCGCCCCACGCCAATCCTCTACTCCTATTAAAGGCAGAAAAATGCTCTCGTTTTCAAGCGGAACTGCTCCTAAAACTGCCTCCTGATTTATCAAACCCTGTGCCACAGAATTTATTAAAGTATCTGAACCTACAGCTACAATAGTATGAAAATCTTTTTGCAAACCTATCTTTGCCAAACTCTCTGGTTTTTCAGCCAAAGAAAGAGTAACGAACTCTCCATCAATCTGCAATTCAGAAGCCCGAGCTTTTATTTCTTCTTCTATTTTTTCTATTTTCCTGTTTTGGGCTGGTTCAAAAATAAAGTAATACACAGGTTTTAACAATTAATTTAGAACGGACAAATAGATTGGAGAAAGTATAAAAATTCTAATCACTCTATACTTCTTACTCACTACTCTTGGATAGTTTCTTCCAACTCTTCCAAAGCTTCATCTTTTCTTCCTACTAGCTCTTCTTTATCTTCTTTTGAAGATACTTGTGATTCTACAGGCATCTCGCATTTGCCTACAAATTTAGCCCCGCTCTGAATCACTAAATCAGGAGCCTCTATATCCCCCTGCAGCTTGCCTTGAGAAGCAATTTCTAAACTTTCTGAAGCCTGTATATTGCCCAAAACTTCGCCTGATATAGTAATTTTGCGACCTTTTACACCACCTTCTACACAAGCCCCTTCGCCAATCAAAACATCAGCCTCAGAACTCACTTGACCATTAACTTTACCAAAAATCTGGATATTAGAAGGACTTTTAAGATTGCCTTTAATTTTGACATCAGCTCCAACAATTGTTTCTGACGCTGGTTGAGATCGTTCTTCTTCCATTGTTAAGTTTAGTTTCTCTTAGCTTAAATAAAAAAGAATAAGTTGGCAAGAGAAAAAAATCAAAACCCAATTTTTTAAAAATCATCCTGTTTTCTGTATTGCAAAGCCTCACTAAGATAGGAATTGGTAATTTTTTCACTACCTTCCAGATCAGCAATAGCGCGAGCAACCTTTAAAACACGGTGAAAAGCCCGTGCTGAAAGACCTAAGCGTTGAATAGCTTTAGCCATAAACTTCTTAGCTTCGTCAGAGAGAATACAAAACTTCTTAATCTCCTTGGCACCCATCTCGCTATTAAGAAAAAAATTAAAATTTCTAAATCTTTTTTTCTGAATTAAGCGCGCTTTTTTTACGCGATTGCGAATTTTGACCGAAAGCTCTCCTTTTGCCTCCTTTAAAAGCTCTTTGGTTTTTACAGGCGGGAGCTGTAGAAAAATATCAAAACGATCCAAAAGAGGACCAGAGATTTTTCTTTGATAACGCATAATTTCAGCGGTTGAACAAGTACAACTCTTATAAGGATTGCCTAAATTCCCGCAAGGACAAGGATTTTTTGCTGCTAAAAGAATAAAAGAAGCAGGGTATCTGTAAGTTGCTTTAGCTCTTGAAACTACCACGAATCTGTCCTCTAAAGGCTGGCGCAAGCTCTCCAGCACTCGACGATTAAACTCAGGCAACTCATCCATAAACAATACCCCCCGATGAGCTAAAGTCACCTCTCCGGGTTTAGCTTCTCTTCCTCCGCCAATAACCGCTGCTTCTGAAGCAGTATGATGAGGTGAACGAAAAGGCGGACGCACAATAAGACCTTTTGTCCGCAATAAACCTGAAGCCGAATATATCTGCGTCACTTCTAAAGCTTGATCAAAATCTAAATCAGGCAAAATTGAGGGAAGTGCCCGCGCTAAAAAAGTTTTTCCTGCCCCCGGCGGGCCACTCATCAACACATTGTGCCCGCCAGCAGAAGCAATCTCAAGCCCCCTTTTAGCTGTAAACTGTCCGGAGATAAGCGCAAAATCAACAGCAGCAAAATTTTTTTGAGAAAGTTTGATTCTGCCAGAAAAAGCCTTTATCTTTTTGCGACCCAAAAAATGATTAACTAATCCTTTAAGCGTCCGCACTGGGAAAACTTTAATTCCCTTTATCAAACTCGCTTCCCAAGCATTCCTTTCAGGTAAAAACAACTCTTTAAACCCCTTGCTTTTGGCTAAAATAGCAAAAGCTAAAACTCCACGTATTGAACGCAATCTGCCGTCTAAAGAAAGTTCACCAATTAAAAAAGATTTTTCAGGTGTGTCTAATTTTGTTTCTGATTTTAAAATCGCTAAGGCTATAGGCAAATCATAGTGAGAGCCTTCCTTTTTAATATCCGCGGGCGCTAAATTTACTATTATTTTATTTTGAGGAAAACTAAAACCAGAACTTACAAGAGCTGATTTTACTCTTTCTTTTGATTCCTCTACTGATTTATCTGGCAAGCCCACTATAGAAAACCCGGGCAGACCACGCGTAATATTGACCTCTACTTCTACCAATCTTGCTCCTAAACCTTCCAAAGAAGCAGAAAATATTTTCTTCATCTATAAACATTATACCACTTCAAAAAAGCAAAATAATAAACTCTAAAAAGTCTGTTTTTTAAGAAAAGAGCTTAATTGTTTTTCTGCCTCTTGTTCTAGATTAGAATAATTAAGCCAAATAATCTCTTTATCTCTGCGCCACCAGCTTAATTGGCGGCGGGCAAAACGGTGAATCGCTCCCTTTAAAAGAGCTACCGCCTCTTTAAGAGGCATTTCACCTAAAAGAGTAAGAGTAAGATAGCGGTATTCAAGGCCTAAAGAGATTAATTTTTCTTTAGGAACTCCCTGTTTCAGCAATTGCTTTACTTCATCTAACATCCCCTCCTGCATCCTCTCATCAACCCTCAGATCAATACGTTGGTAAAGCAATTTACGCGGCATCTTAATACCTAATTTCAAAGTATTAAACCTTTTTCTTTTTTTCCAAAAGTCCACAATGCTTTTGCCTGTTGAAAGCTTAACTTCAAGAGCGCGCTCTAAACGACGGGGATTATTTATATCTATGACTTTGTAAGCTTTACTATCAAGTTTTTTAAGCATATTTTGCAACTCAACCAGTTTTTTAGTGCTTAATTTTTTTCTAATTTTTGAGTCAATAGGTGGAGCAAATTTAAGGCCCCTTGTGACAGCGTCAATATAAAGCATTGAGCCGCCAACTAAAAAAGGGATTTTCCCTCTTCGGCTAATATCTTTAATTATCTTATCTGCCATTTTGCTAAACTGACCAGCAGAAAAAAGATCCTTTTTAATGTCAGCAACATCAATAAGCCAATGCGGTACCCCTTCAGCCAAACAATACCCCATTTCTCTTTGAAATCTGTTTCTATTTTTGGGTTTAGTATTTTCTACCTTGGCAGTACCAATATCTAAATCCTTATATACCTGACGAGAATCAGCAGAGATAATTTCTCCGTTAAATTTTTGCGCTAAAAAAATACCCAAGCTTGTTTTGCCTGAAGCAGTAGGCCCTAAAATAACGACTAATTTTTGCATATTTTAATTCTCTGATATTTAAAAAAGAAAATCAAAAATATTGTTTAAGAGAAACTAATTTTGGGTAATTTATCTATTCAATTGCTGAAAGATTTTCCTCTGAAAGTGCATTCTCGATTTCCTCTAAGTCCTCTCCCAAAAGTTCATTCTCTATAGAATCGAGCTCGTCAATTTCCTCTTCTACCCCCTTAACATCTGCCACAATTTCATCTTGGGCAGAAGTTTCTTCAGCTTGTTTGGTAGTAATTTGGGAATAGTTTCTGTTACGCAAGTACCAAATGCCCAAAACCAAACCACCAATAATAACAATTGCCACCAAAGTAATTTCAACAAGACGTACTATTTTTATTTTCATAATTATTTATTAGTTTTTGTTAAGAGGCATTATTTTCTAAAACTTCCTCTAAAGCGCTGCGAAATTCTCCCATTGTTTGACGAACTTTTTTAAGCAGATCTTTGGCTTTCTCCAAACCATTGTTTTCAAGAGCGGTTTCTGCTTGACTCAAATAACTTTTAGCCTCTTTGAGAATTGTTTCTAAAGAAGAAACATCCACATCGAGCTGACTAACTTTACTCTCTACTCGCGAAATAGCAGAACTCACCCTCTCTACAGCCTCAGCAAGTTTAGCTTTCCAAATCTGCCGTCGTTTTTGATACAAGAAAGTCCGCAGTACGCGAGTTGCTTCTCTAATCTTTTGCCCTACAGAGCGCAACTCTTTTGGAGTTAACTCGCCCTCTTTTAGTTTGGACTGTAAAGCCAATAAATCTTCTTTGGTGTTCTCTAACTGAGCCAAGGCTTCAGCTTTTTCTTGAGTACTAAAATTATGAGCTCTTTCAATAATAGTTTGAAATCGAGTGATAACACCTAAAGAGTGAGTAAGTGCTTGGGTAGAAAAGGTTTGAAATTTTCTTCTTGCCTCATCTTTGCTCTCTGCTTTTTTTTCTCTTATCTTGCTTGCTTCTGCTTTCCACTCATTCATATTTTGCACATACTCCCTAAGCCTGTCTTGATTTCTCTCCTCTTCTTG encodes:
- a CDS encoding polymer-forming cytoskeletal protein, with product MEEERSQPASETIVGADVKIKGNLKSPSNIQIFGKVNGQVSSEADVLIGEGACVEGGVKGRKITISGEVLGNIQASESLEIASQGKLQGDIEAPDLVIQSGAKFVGKCEMPVESQVSSKEDKEELVGRKDEALEELEETIQE
- a CDS encoding YifB family Mg chelatase-like AAA ATPase, whose protein sequence is MKKIFSASLEGLGARLVEVEVNITRGLPGFSIVGLPDKSVEESKERVKSALVSSGFSFPQNKIIVNLAPADIKKEGSHYDLPIALAILKSETKLDTPEKSFLIGELSLDGRLRSIRGVLAFAILAKSKGFKELFLPERNAWEASLIKGIKVFPVRTLKGLVNHFLGRKKIKAFSGRIKLSQKNFAAVDFALISGQFTAKRGLEIASAGGHNVLMSGPPGAGKTFLARALPSILPDLDFDQALEVTQIYSASGLLRTKGLIVRPPFRSPHHTASEAAVIGGGREAKPGEVTLAHRGVLFMDELPEFNRRVLESLRQPLEDRFVVVSRAKATYRYPASFILLAAKNPCPCGNLGNPYKSCTCSTAEIMRYQRKISGPLLDRFDIFLQLPPVKTKELLKEAKGELSVKIRNRVKKARLIQKKRFRNFNFFLNSEMGAKEIKKFCILSDEAKKFMAKAIQRLGLSARAFHRVLKVARAIADLEGSEKITNSYLSEALQYRKQDDF
- the miaA gene encoding tRNA (adenosine(37)-N6)-dimethylallyltransferase MiaA; this translates as MQKLVVILGPTASGKTSLGIFLAQKFNGEIISADSRQVYKDLDIGTAKVENTKPKNRNRFQREMGYCLAEGVPHWLIDVADIKKDLFSAGQFSKMADKIIKDISRRGKIPFLVGGSMLYIDAVTRGLKFAPPIDSKIRKKLSTKKLVELQNMLKKLDSKAYKVIDINNPRRLERALEVKLSTGKSIVDFWKKRKRFNTLKLGIKMPRKLLYQRIDLRVDERMQEGMLDEVKQLLKQGVPKEKLISLGLEYRYLTLTLLGEMPLKEAVALLKGAIHRFARRQLSWWRRDKEIIWLNYSNLEQEAEKQLSSFLKKQTF